AATCGTAACCCCATACAGTTTGTAAAAGATGCTCACGCGTCATCACTTGTCCAATATGTTTTCCTAAATAATGTAGCAATTCAAACTCACGATGTGTTAATTCAATTGCTTCATCGCGCTTCATCACCTGATAAGCGTCAGGCTGGATAACAAGAGAGCCTACTACAATCTCATTGGATGTTTCCTCTTCTTCCTCTGCCGCAGGAGCTACTACTTGAAGGCGACGCATATTGGCTTTCACGCGTGCGATTAGCTCCCTTGTACTAAATGGCTTCGTTACGTAATCATCCGCGCCCATTTCTAAGCCTAATACTTTATCAATCTCTGAGCCTTTAGCGGTTAACATAATAATAGGGAAATCATATTTTTTTCGAATTTCTCTACAAACTTCCATACCATCTCTTTTTGGTAACATTATATCTAACAGCATTAAATCCGGCTGCTCTTCCTCAACCTTTTCTAATGCTTCATCTCCATCATACGCACAAATTACTTTGTAGCCTTCTTTAATTAAATTAAACTGTAAAATATCTGCGATTGGTTTCTCATCGTCAACAACTAAAATTGTTTTACTCATACATTCTCTCCCTTTCGCTATTCATCTATTCTAAACAATGTGTATTTGTAAAGTTACTACTCTTAACTCTAACATGCTTTTTGCTTCCATGCATTATTCACGAACAGTTTCCGTATTTCGACAATTATTTCTCGGGAAATAATGTAGATTTTTATGCTTACTATACAAAAAAGCAGCCCACTATTTGGACTGCCTTTTACAATTACTGACCTACATATGATAAAGGATTGACCAGCTCACCATTTTTCTCAACTTCAAAGTGTAAATGTGTACCTGTTGAATTTCCTGTAGAGCCCATAATTCCAATAACAGAACCTTTTTCAACAACCTGCCCAACACTAACCTTAATAGAAGATAAGTGTCCATAAAGCGTTGTATAGCCGTTTTTATGATTAATAACAATGCGATTACCATAGGTACCAGAAACGCCAGCAGCTACTACTACGCCATTATCTGAAGCTAGTATATTGTAGTTACTAGGACGAGCAATGTCGATTCCGCGATGGATATCACCCCAACGTTGTCCCATAGCACTAGATACATAGCCTCCTACTGTTGGCCAAACAAACTCGCCCGTTCCACGAGACGAGATTACTTTTGTACCTACTACTTCAATATGATCCACTGGTTGTTGTAACACTTTTTCTTCTAAAGCTACTTTAGAAGTGCGTGTGCCATTTTCAGTCGTGATTAAGTAAGAGGTTTCCTTTTTCCCGTTAACGCCTTGTTGTTTTATAACGGACTCCCCTTTGTACATTGTAGGGTCTTCTTTCATTACTTTTTTAAATGGAATTGTATCTGTAACGGTCTTTTCTTGTTTTACTTCAATGGTTACAAATGGTTTTGCAACCGTAACATTTAGTGCTTGTCCTATTTGTAACACTGTATCTACTGTCAGACCAGGATTTAATGCAATTAACTCAGCAGTTGTTAAATTATGCTTTTTAGCGACTGCTCCTAATACATCCCCTGATTGAATTTTATATTCCTTTTGCTCAAGGGATCCTGTCATTAAGTGTTTCACTGCCTCTTCAGGCGATACAATGGCATTAGGATTTACTTTTTGTGTTACACCTGAAACACCTTGT
This DNA window, taken from Lysinibacillus sp. FSL M8-0337, encodes the following:
- the yycF gene encoding response regulator YycF, with product MSKTILVVDDEKPIADILQFNLIKEGYKVICAYDGDEALEKVEEEQPDLMLLDIMLPKRDGMEVCREIRKKYDFPIIMLTAKGSEIDKVLGLEMGADDYVTKPFSTRELIARVKANMRRLQVVAPAAEEEEETSNEIVVGSLVIQPDAYQVMKRDEAIELTHREFELLHYLGKHIGQVMTREHLLQTVWGYDYFGDVRTVDVTIRRLREKIEDNPSHPAWIVTRRGVGYYLRNPEQE
- a CDS encoding M23 family metallopeptidase, whose amino-acid sequence is MSSSCNKKEESNRFTYNFSSFKKVSIIAVLMASFTISAGFTKENNHKETLNKIYHVYVENEYMGAVSDDKAVQEIIASKEQQASNQYKDLLIDANSVVKIIPEQVFSNETKDAETLAKLEQTLVAQSPAFALLVDNKPITFLKDAKAYEETIRLLKLQYVSQPALDDLLANQQSINELPALQSGESRLLNIVFKQGVSGVTQKVNPNAIVSPEEAVKHLMTGSLEQKEYKIQSGDVLGAVAKKHNLTTAELIALNPGLTVDTVLQIGQALNVTVAKPFVTIEVKQEKTVTDTIPFKKVMKEDPTMYKGESVIKQQGVNGKKETSYLITTENGTRTSKVALEEKVLQQPVDHIEVVGTKVISSRGTGEFVWPTVGGYVSSAMGQRWGDIHRGIDIARPSNYNILASDNGVVVAAGVSGTYGNRIVINHKNGYTTLYGHLSSIKVSVGQVVEKGSVIGIMGSTGNSTGTHLHFEVEKNGELVNPLSYVGQ